One Cytophagia bacterium CHB2 genomic region harbors:
- a CDS encoding N(4)-(beta-N-acetylglucosaminyl)-L-asparaginase produces the protein MSNKLTRRIFLKTATGFGATLAAVTSFPAIVTSKTKKFAQPGGKLPVLVCSRGEEWGKKTNGPGWEVLSNGGSLLDAVEKAANVTELDPEDTSVGYGGLPNEDGVVQLDASCMYGPAYKAGCVAALEGIKTPSSIARLVMERTDHIMIVGAGAQRFAIMHGFQVENLLTEKARMIWLKWKENHSDKDDWIPPADGIYKDRTGRTYGTINVLGVDEKGNIAGITTTSGLSNKISGRVGDSPIIGAGLYVDNEVGAAGATGRGEEVIRTCGSFYVVSLMRQGMTPTQACVEACKRIIEINKKLGVPVDFYDKFVAVNKKGEVGCASIAYPKDRKHEVAFTNPDGFTAMAGELVKA, from the coding sequence ATGAGCAACAAGCTTACACGACGCATTTTTTTGAAGACGGCTACTGGTTTCGGCGCGACGCTCGCCGCCGTCACAAGTTTTCCGGCGATTGTTACGAGCAAAACCAAAAAATTCGCGCAGCCCGGCGGCAAGCTGCCGGTTTTGGTGTGCAGCCGCGGTGAAGAATGGGGCAAGAAAACCAATGGCCCGGGGTGGGAAGTTCTCAGCAACGGCGGCAGCCTGCTGGACGCCGTTGAAAAAGCCGCTAACGTTACCGAACTCGATCCTGAAGATACCAGCGTGGGTTACGGTGGTTTGCCGAATGAAGACGGCGTGGTGCAGCTCGATGCTTCTTGCATGTACGGTCCGGCCTACAAAGCCGGGTGTGTGGCGGCATTGGAGGGCATCAAAACGCCGAGCAGCATTGCGCGCCTGGTGATGGAGCGCACGGATCACATAATGATCGTGGGCGCGGGCGCGCAGCGTTTTGCCATCATGCACGGCTTTCAAGTTGAAAACCTGCTCACTGAAAAAGCGCGCATGATCTGGTTGAAGTGGAAAGAAAATCACAGCGATAAGGATGATTGGATTCCGCCGGCGGATGGCATTTACAAAGATCGCACCGGACGCACTTATGGCACGATTAACGTTCTCGGCGTCGATGAAAAGGGCAATATCGCGGGCATCACCACGACCAGCGGGCTGTCGAATAAAATTTCGGGCCGCGTGGGTGATTCGCCCATCATCGGCGCGGGTTTGTATGTCGATAACGAAGTTGGCGCTGCCGGCGCCACCGGCCGCGGTGAAGAAGTGATTCGTACCTGCGGAAGTTTTTATGTTGTTTCATTGATGCGGCAAGGCATGACGCCGACACAAGCATGTGTGGAGGCGTGTAAACGCATCATCGAGATCAACAAAAAGCTCGGCGTGCCGGTCGATTTTTATGATAAATTCGTGGCGGTGAACAAGAAAGGCGAAGTGGGCTGCGCTTCGATTGCCTATCCCAAAGATCGCAAACATGAAGTGGCATTCACGAATCCCGATGGGTTTACGGCGATGGCGGGTGAGTTGGTGAAGGCGTGA
- a CDS encoding ABC transporter ATP-binding protein: protein MEINQNDAVIVTQGVEKTYSDNGVPVPAVRGIDLAIHSGEFTAIVGPSGSGKTTFLHLISGLDTPTAGSVWLNGKLISQMSGRELSDFRRDHIGFIFQAYNLIPVLTVEENVEYILLLQQTPKSERHERVTKILAEVGLQGYEHRLPPQLSGGQQQRVAIARAMVSNPDLILADEPTANLDSTTGAGLLDMMRDLNERTGMTFVFSTHDEMIMKRARRVITIKDGKIAGDEQRNV from the coding sequence ATGGAAATCAATCAAAACGACGCTGTGATCGTCACGCAAGGCGTGGAAAAGACCTACTCGGATAACGGTGTGCCGGTGCCCGCGGTGCGCGGCATTGATCTCGCGATTCATTCGGGAGAATTCACCGCGATTGTCGGGCCTTCGGGCTCGGGCAAGACCACGTTTTTGCATCTCATTTCCGGCCTGGATACGCCCACCGCGGGCAGTGTTTGGCTCAATGGCAAATTGATCTCGCAGATGAGTGGCCGCGAGCTTTCAGATTTCCGCCGCGATCATATCGGCTTTATCTTTCAAGCCTACAACCTCATACCGGTGCTCACCGTCGAAGAAAACGTGGAATATATCCTGCTGCTGCAACAAACACCCAAGAGTGAACGGCATGAGCGGGTGACCAAGATTCTTGCAGAAGTCGGCTTGCAAGGATATGAACACCGCCTGCCGCCGCAATTGTCCGGCGGCCAGCAACAGCGCGTTGCCATCGCGCGTGCCATGGTGTCGAACCCGGATTTGATTCTTGCCGACGAACCGACCGCCAATCTCGATTCGACTACGGGCGCCGGGCTTTTGGATATGATGAGAGACTTGAACGAGCGCACCGGCATGACCTTCGTATTTTCCACGCACGACGAAATGATCATGAAGCGCGCGCGCCGTGTGATCACCATCAAAGATGGAAAAATCGCAGGAGACGAACAACGCAATGTTTGA
- a CDS encoding ABC transporter permease, giving the protein MWFYLKLAWRNLFRNKRRSFLAGTAIGTGLAALIFVDALIIGMERNMIKSATASFLGEGQIHRQGFRETQDVALTIRRFAEVMASLQNDAAVANAAPRVIAIGMITSPANVSAVSVVGIDPAVEQYLSQMDDVMIAGDYFGDGSEREIVIGSKLAELLEVGLGDRVVVTAAQVADSANDGQGGDLAQEMFRISGIYHFNVRELDASMAFIRLSKAQQMLGLNGAVHEIAIKFHDPELGRDETNPFWNKYSQFDNVAVGWTRLLPQLKATFDLAGFSILITAVILFGVVALGIVNTLFMSLHERMFEFGVMRAVGTRPFRMATLILWEAGALAILSIGIGILISVIVTAIVARVGIDFTGVEYSGATFRELLYPVMTFEQYLFYPFWVFVFTIFVGIYPAVHAARMSPAEAMRKSL; this is encoded by the coding sequence TCCTGGCTGGTACCGCCATTGGCACGGGCCTGGCCGCCTTGATCTTCGTCGATGCGTTGATTATTGGCATGGAACGCAACATGATCAAATCCGCCACCGCTTCTTTTTTGGGTGAAGGGCAGATTCATCGCCAGGGTTTTCGCGAGACTCAGGACGTTGCACTGACGATTCGCCGCTTTGCAGAAGTGATGGCAAGCCTGCAAAACGATGCTGCCGTAGCCAATGCGGCGCCGCGCGTCATTGCCATTGGCATGATCACCTCGCCGGCGAACGTGAGCGCCGTCAGCGTTGTCGGCATCGACCCGGCGGTCGAGCAATACTTGTCACAGATGGATGACGTGATGATCGCGGGAGATTATTTTGGCGACGGGAGCGAGCGCGAGATCGTCATCGGCAGCAAACTGGCGGAGTTGCTCGAGGTGGGGCTGGGTGATCGCGTGGTGGTGACGGCCGCGCAGGTCGCGGATTCAGCAAACGACGGACAGGGCGGCGATCTGGCTCAGGAAATGTTTCGCATCTCCGGCATCTATCATTTCAATGTGCGCGAATTGGACGCCAGCATGGCCTTCATTCGCCTGTCAAAGGCGCAGCAAATGTTGGGGCTCAACGGCGCGGTTCATGAAATTGCCATCAAATTCCACGATCCTGAACTCGGCCGGGATGAAACGAATCCGTTCTGGAACAAATATTCACAATTCGACAATGTGGCCGTGGGCTGGACCAGGTTGCTGCCGCAACTGAAAGCCACCTTCGATCTGGCCGGCTTCAGCATTCTCATCACCGCTGTCATTCTTTTCGGCGTGGTTGCTCTGGGAATCGTCAATACTTTGTTCATGTCCCTGCACGAGCGCATGTTCGAATTCGGCGTGATGCGCGCGGTCGGCACGCGACCGTTCCGCATGGCAACCTTGATTCTTTGGGAAGCCGGTGCTCTGGCGATACTCAGCATCGGCATTGGCATTTTGATCAGCGTGATTGTGACGGCAATCGTCGCCCGGGTCGGCATCGACTTCACGGGCGTGGAATATTCCGGCGCCACATTCCGAGAATTACTCTACCCGGTGATGACGTTCGAGCAGTATCTCTTTTATCCATTCTGGGTTTTTGTATTCACAATTTTCGTCGGCATCTATCCCGCCGTGCATGCCGCGCGCATGTCGCCGGCGGAGGCGATGCGCAAGAGCTTATGA